From the Romeriopsis navalis LEGE 11480 genome, one window contains:
- a CDS encoding toll/interleukin-1 receptor domain-containing protein, which translates to FDLFKYVQPRVTADKAIQHPILKAEVEEDFPIALYQGGKSPTPTPMPPLDDGFAYDVFISYRQKSEKTWVRKTLVPQLEATGLRVFVDYRDFRLGAPLIKEMERAVVTSRYTLAVLSPAYLESNFTEFENLIAEHLGLEQSQRRLLMVMREDCEPRLGLRSRLWLDMTDDEEVEMNMARLTQELRLSPEAP; encoded by the coding sequence TTTTTGACCTATTCAAATATGTGCAGCCACGGGTGACGGCGGATAAGGCGATTCAGCATCCGATTTTGAAGGCGGAGGTGGAGGAAGATTTTCCGATCGCGCTCTACCAAGGTGGCAAGTCGCCCACGCCAACACCCATGCCACCACTGGATGATGGGTTTGCCTACGATGTATTTATTAGCTATCGGCAGAAATCTGAGAAAACTTGGGTGCGAAAGACCTTGGTGCCGCAACTGGAGGCAACGGGGTTGCGGGTGTTTGTGGACTATCGCGATTTTCGGTTGGGGGCACCGTTGATCAAGGAGATGGAGCGGGCAGTGGTGACAAGTCGGTATACATTGGCGGTGTTGTCTCCGGCATATTTGGAGAGCAATTTTACCGAGTTTGAGAATTTGATTGCAGAGCATTTGGGGTTGGAGCAGAGTCAGCGGCGGTTGTTGATGGTGATGCGGGAGGACTGTGAACCGCGATTGGGTTTGCGATCGCGCCTGTGGTTAGACATGACCGATGACGAAGAAGTGGAAATGAATATGGCGCGGTTGACGCAGGAATTGCGATTGTCGCCGGAGGCTCCCTAG